Proteins from one Coregonus clupeaformis isolate EN_2021a chromosome 25, ASM2061545v1, whole genome shotgun sequence genomic window:
- the LOC121539214 gene encoding KH domain-containing, RNA-binding, signal transduction-associated protein 1 isoform X2 encodes MKALQNVSDMSSDAKPEPKKGKMENESKYLPELLAEKDSLDSSFTHAMKLISAEIERIQKGESKKETERETYLDLFTTKNIKVKERVLIPVKQYPRFNFVGKILGPQGNTIKRLQEETGAKISVLGKGSMRDKAKEEELRKGGEPKYAHLGMELHVFIEVFAPIPEAYLRMAHAMDEVKKFLIPDTMDGICQDQFMEIGYLNGGQDSQSRGRGGPPGRGRGAPPPNSAGARGRGMPPRGGAPRGGASRGGPPRGGSARGAPAGRGGPPSTPARGGTAQRSRPPTPGTQRMLPSPAHSHQQHQHQHAPPPKAEAYDEYPAYEESYAEPAYEGYDNYYSQQPPQADTEYYDYGHGEAQEAYEPYAQDDWEGSWPATGGKAPPARQDKRGSYREHPYGRY; translated from the exons ATGAAAGCTTTGCAGAACGTGAGCGACATGAGTTCCGACGCTAAGCCTGAGCCTAAAAAAGGCAAAATGGAGAATGAAAGCAAATATCTCCCCGAGCTTCTGGCAGAAAAAGACAGCCTGGATTCGTCATTTACTCACGCAATGAAACTGATATCTGCAG AGATCGAAAGGATTCAGAAAGGAGAGTCCAAGAAAGAGACCGAAAGAGAAACGTACTTGGACCTGTTTACCACAAAGAACATCAAGGTCAAGGAACGTGTGCTTATTCCTGTCAAGCAGTACCCAAGA TTCAACTTCGTTGGTAAGATTCTGGGACCCCAGGGGAACACTATCAAGCGACTCCAGGAGGAGACCGGAGCAAAGATCTCGGTGTTGGGCAAAGGTTCCATGAGGGacaaggcaaag GAGGAAGAGCTGAGAAAGGGTGGTGAGCCCAAATATGCTCATCTGGGCATGGAACTGCATGTCTTCATAGAGGTGTTTGCCCCCATACCTGAGGCATACCTGCGCATGGCTCATGCCATGGATGAGGTCAAGAAGTTCCTCATCCCT GACACCATGGATGGTATCTGCCAGGATCAGTTCATGGAGATTGGCTACCTAAATGGAGGTCAGGACTCACAATCCAGGGGAAGAGGGGGCCCTCCGGGCAGGGGCAGGGGAGCACCCCCACCCAACTCTGCAGGAGCCAG GGGGCGAGGAATGCCACCTCGTGGAGGAGCCCCTCGTGGTGGAGCTTCCCGAGGAGGGCCACCCAGGGGTGGGTCGGCCAGAGGGGCTCCAGCTGGTCGGGGTGGACCCCCCTCCACACCTGCTAGAGGAGGCACAGCACAACGTTCCAGACCCCCCACCCCAGGGACGCAAAGGATGCTCCCGTCCCCAGCCCACTCCCACCAGCAACATCAGCACCAACACGCACCACCACCCAAGGCTGAGGCCTACGATGAATAT CCTGCCTATGAAGAAAGCTATGCTGAGCCTGCATATGAAGGTTATGACAACTATTACAGTCAACAACCTCCACAAGC GGACACAGAGTACTATGACTATGGACATGGAGAGGCTCAGGAGGCCTATGAACCATATG CCCAGGACGATTGGGAGGGTTCGTGGCCTGCCACTGGAGGCAAAGCCCCTCCTGCGAGGCAGGATAAGCGGGGGTCCTACAGAGAGCATCCATACGGAAGATACTGA
- the LOC121539214 gene encoding KH domain-containing, RNA-binding, signal transduction-associated protein 1 isoform X1 — protein MKALQNVSDMSSDAKPEPKKGKMENESKYLPELLAEKDSLDSSFTHAMKLISAEIERIQKGESKKETERETYLDLFTTKNIKVKERVLIPVKQYPRFNFVGKILGPQGNTIKRLQEETGAKISVLGKGSMRDKAKEEELRKGGEPKYAHLGMELHVFIEVFAPIPEAYLRMAHAMDEVKKFLIPQDTMDGICQDQFMEIGYLNGGQDSQSRGRGGPPGRGRGAPPPNSAGARGRGMPPRGGAPRGGASRGGPPRGGSARGAPAGRGGPPSTPARGGTAQRSRPPTPGTQRMLPSPAHSHQQHQHQHAPPPKAEAYDEYPAYEESYAEPAYEGYDNYYSQQPPQADTEYYDYGHGEAQEAYEPYAQDDWEGSWPATGGKAPPARQDKRGSYREHPYGRY, from the exons ATGAAAGCTTTGCAGAACGTGAGCGACATGAGTTCCGACGCTAAGCCTGAGCCTAAAAAAGGCAAAATGGAGAATGAAAGCAAATATCTCCCCGAGCTTCTGGCAGAAAAAGACAGCCTGGATTCGTCATTTACTCACGCAATGAAACTGATATCTGCAG AGATCGAAAGGATTCAGAAAGGAGAGTCCAAGAAAGAGACCGAAAGAGAAACGTACTTGGACCTGTTTACCACAAAGAACATCAAGGTCAAGGAACGTGTGCTTATTCCTGTCAAGCAGTACCCAAGA TTCAACTTCGTTGGTAAGATTCTGGGACCCCAGGGGAACACTATCAAGCGACTCCAGGAGGAGACCGGAGCAAAGATCTCGGTGTTGGGCAAAGGTTCCATGAGGGacaaggcaaag GAGGAAGAGCTGAGAAAGGGTGGTGAGCCCAAATATGCTCATCTGGGCATGGAACTGCATGTCTTCATAGAGGTGTTTGCCCCCATACCTGAGGCATACCTGCGCATGGCTCATGCCATGGATGAGGTCAAGAAGTTCCTCATCCCT CAGGACACCATGGATGGTATCTGCCAGGATCAGTTCATGGAGATTGGCTACCTAAATGGAGGTCAGGACTCACAATCCAGGGGAAGAGGGGGCCCTCCGGGCAGGGGCAGGGGAGCACCCCCACCCAACTCTGCAGGAGCCAG GGGGCGAGGAATGCCACCTCGTGGAGGAGCCCCTCGTGGTGGAGCTTCCCGAGGAGGGCCACCCAGGGGTGGGTCGGCCAGAGGGGCTCCAGCTGGTCGGGGTGGACCCCCCTCCACACCTGCTAGAGGAGGCACAGCACAACGTTCCAGACCCCCCACCCCAGGGACGCAAAGGATGCTCCCGTCCCCAGCCCACTCCCACCAGCAACATCAGCACCAACACGCACCACCACCCAAGGCTGAGGCCTACGATGAATAT CCTGCCTATGAAGAAAGCTATGCTGAGCCTGCATATGAAGGTTATGACAACTATTACAGTCAACAACCTCCACAAGC GGACACAGAGTACTATGACTATGGACATGGAGAGGCTCAGGAGGCCTATGAACCATATG CCCAGGACGATTGGGAGGGTTCGTGGCCTGCCACTGGAGGCAAAGCCCCTCCTGCGAGGCAGGATAAGCGGGGGTCCTACAGAGAGCATCCATACGGAAGATACTGA
- the LOC121538789 gene encoding protein archease isoform X1, with product MDDRELDLTESQKATKSKYPAINKKYEYLDHTADVQLHSWGDSLEEAFEQCAMAMFGYMTDTETVEPIDTVEVESEGDDMESLLFHFLDDWLYKFSADLFFIPREVKVLHIDRMHFKIRSIGWGEEFSLVKHPQGTEVKAITYSAMQVHDIDKPEIFAIIDI from the exons ATGGATGATCGTGAGCTTGATCTCACAGAGTCACAGAAAGCTACCAAGTCAAAATACCCAGCGATCAACAAGAAGTATGAAT ATTTGGACCACACTGCTGATGTACA GCTCCACTCTTGGGGAGACTCGCTGGAGGAGGCCTTTGAGCAGTGTGCCATGGCAATGTTTGGGTAcatgacagatacagagacagttGAGCCCATTGACACAGTAGAAGTGGAGTCAGAAG GTGATGACATGGAATCACTTCTCTTCCACTTCCTAGATGACTGGTTATACAAATTCAGTGCAGATCTGTTCTTCATTCCCAGA GAAGTAAAGGTTTTGCACATTGACAGGATGCACTTTAAAATCCGCTCCATTGG GTGGGGAGAAGAGTTCAGCTTGGTCAAGCATCCACAG GGGACAGAGGTGAAGGCCATCACTTACTCAGCCATGCAGGTCCATGACATCGACAAGCCTGAGATCTTTGCCATCATCGACATTTGA
- the LOC121538789 gene encoding protein archease isoform X2 yields MDDRELDLTESQKATKSKYPAINKKYEYLDHTADVQLHSWGDSLEEAFEQCAMAMFGYMTDTETVEPIDTVEVESEGDDMESLLFHFLDDWLYKFSADLFFIPRVGRRVQLGQASTGDRGEGHHLLSHAGP; encoded by the exons ATGGATGATCGTGAGCTTGATCTCACAGAGTCACAGAAAGCTACCAAGTCAAAATACCCAGCGATCAACAAGAAGTATGAAT ATTTGGACCACACTGCTGATGTACA GCTCCACTCTTGGGGAGACTCGCTGGAGGAGGCCTTTGAGCAGTGTGCCATGGCAATGTTTGGGTAcatgacagatacagagacagttGAGCCCATTGACACAGTAGAAGTGGAGTCAGAAG GTGATGACATGGAATCACTTCTCTTCCACTTCCTAGATGACTGGTTATACAAATTCAGTGCAGATCTGTTCTTCATTCCCAGA GTGGGGAGAAGAGTTCAGCTTGGTCAAGCATCCACAG GGGACAGAGGTGAAGGCCATCACTTACTCAGCCATGCAGGTCCATGA
- the LOC121539212 gene encoding histone-binding protein RBBP4 isoform X2 has translation MADKEAAFDDAVEERVINEEYKIWKKNTPFLYDLVMTHALEWPSLTAQWLPDVTRPEGKDFSVHRLVLGTHTSDEQNHLVIASVQLPNDDAQFDASHYDSEKEFGGFGSVSGKIEIEIKINHEGEVNRARHMPQNPCIIATKTPTSDVLVFDYTKHPSKPDPSGECTPDLRLRGHQKEGYGLSWNPNLSGCLLSASDDHTICMWDISAVPKEGKVVDAKTIFTGHTAVVEDVSWHLLHESLFGSVADDQKLMIWDTRSNNTSKPSHAVDAHTAEVNCLSFNPYSEFILASGSADKTVALWDLRNLKLKLHSFESHKDEIFQVQWSPHNETILASSGTDRRLNVWDLSKIGEEQSPEDAEDGPPELLFIHGGHTAKISDFSWNPNEPWVICSVSEDNIMQVWQMAENIYNDEDPEGAADTEVQA, from the exons ATGGCTGATAAAGAAG CTGCGTTTGATGATGCTGTGGAGGAGAGGGTGATAAATGAGGAGTACAAGATTTGGAAGAAGAACACGCCCTTCCTCTATGACCTGGTGATGACCCACgccctggagtggcccagcctcACTGCACAGTGGCTGCCTGATGTCACCAG ACCTGAAGGGAAGGATTTCAGCGTTCACAGGCTGGTTCTTGGCACACACACCTCAGATGAACAGAATCACCTGGTCATCGCCAGCGTGCAACTGCCTAATGATGATGCTCAGTTTGATGCCTCTCACTACGACAGTGAGAAAG AGTTTGGAGGCTTTGGCTCAGTCAGCGGTAAGATAGAGATTGAAATCAAGATCAACCATGAgggagaggtgaacagagcccgCCACATGCCCCAGAACCCCTGCATTATCGCCACCAAAACCCCAACCAGCGATGTGCTTGTCTTTGACTACACCAAACATCCCTCCAAACCAG ATCCATCTGGAGAGTGCACACCAGATCTGCGTTTGAGGGGACACCAGAAAGAGGGCTATGGTCTCTCCTGGAACCCCAACCTGAGTGGCTGCCTCCTCAGCGCTTCTGATGACCAT ACTATCTGTATGTGGGACATCAGTGCCGTTCCTAAGGAGGGGAAGGTTGTAGACGCTAAGACCATCTTCACTGGACACACAGCCGTAGTGGAGGACGTCTCCTGGCATCTACTGCATGAGTCGCTCTTTGGATCTGTAGCTGATGACCAGAAACTCATGAT TTGGGACACGCGATCCAACAACACGTCCAAGCCTAGCCATGCTGTGGACGCCCACACTGCCGAGGTCAACTGTCTGTCCTTCAACCCCTACAGCGAGTTCATCCTGGCCTCGGGCTCAGCAGACAAG ACTGTGGCTCTTTGGGACCTGAGGAACCTGAAACTGAAGCTGCATTCGTTTGAGTCTCACAAAGATGAGATCTTCCAG GTCCAATGGTCTCCTCATAATGAAACCATCCTGGCCTCCAGTGGCACAGACAGACGACTCAACGTGTGGGACCTCAGTAAAATCGGAGAGGAGCAGTCACCAGAGGATGCTGAGGATGGTCCACCTGAACTGCTGTTCATTCACGGCGGTCACACGGCTAAGATTTCAGACTTCTCGTGGAACCCCAATGAGCCCTGGGTCATCTGCTCTGTGTCTGAGGACAACATCATGCAAGTTTGGCAGATG GCTGAGAACATCTACAATGATGAGGACCCAGAGGGAGCAGCAGACACTGAGGTCCAGGCATGA
- the LOC121539212 gene encoding histone-binding protein RBBP4 isoform X1, which produces MADKEAAFDDAVEERVINEEYKIWKKNTPFLYDLVMTHALEWPSLTAQWLPDVTRPEGKDFSVHRLVLGTHTSDEQNHLVIASVQLPNDDAQFDASHYDSEKGEFGGFGSVSGKIEIEIKINHEGEVNRARHMPQNPCIIATKTPTSDVLVFDYTKHPSKPDPSGECTPDLRLRGHQKEGYGLSWNPNLSGCLLSASDDHTICMWDISAVPKEGKVVDAKTIFTGHTAVVEDVSWHLLHESLFGSVADDQKLMIWDTRSNNTSKPSHAVDAHTAEVNCLSFNPYSEFILASGSADKTVALWDLRNLKLKLHSFESHKDEIFQVQWSPHNETILASSGTDRRLNVWDLSKIGEEQSPEDAEDGPPELLFIHGGHTAKISDFSWNPNEPWVICSVSEDNIMQVWQMAENIYNDEDPEGAADTEVQA; this is translated from the exons ATGGCTGATAAAGAAG CTGCGTTTGATGATGCTGTGGAGGAGAGGGTGATAAATGAGGAGTACAAGATTTGGAAGAAGAACACGCCCTTCCTCTATGACCTGGTGATGACCCACgccctggagtggcccagcctcACTGCACAGTGGCTGCCTGATGTCACCAG ACCTGAAGGGAAGGATTTCAGCGTTCACAGGCTGGTTCTTGGCACACACACCTCAGATGAACAGAATCACCTGGTCATCGCCAGCGTGCAACTGCCTAATGATGATGCTCAGTTTGATGCCTCTCACTACGACAGTGAGAAAGGTG AGTTTGGAGGCTTTGGCTCAGTCAGCGGTAAGATAGAGATTGAAATCAAGATCAACCATGAgggagaggtgaacagagcccgCCACATGCCCCAGAACCCCTGCATTATCGCCACCAAAACCCCAACCAGCGATGTGCTTGTCTTTGACTACACCAAACATCCCTCCAAACCAG ATCCATCTGGAGAGTGCACACCAGATCTGCGTTTGAGGGGACACCAGAAAGAGGGCTATGGTCTCTCCTGGAACCCCAACCTGAGTGGCTGCCTCCTCAGCGCTTCTGATGACCAT ACTATCTGTATGTGGGACATCAGTGCCGTTCCTAAGGAGGGGAAGGTTGTAGACGCTAAGACCATCTTCACTGGACACACAGCCGTAGTGGAGGACGTCTCCTGGCATCTACTGCATGAGTCGCTCTTTGGATCTGTAGCTGATGACCAGAAACTCATGAT TTGGGACACGCGATCCAACAACACGTCCAAGCCTAGCCATGCTGTGGACGCCCACACTGCCGAGGTCAACTGTCTGTCCTTCAACCCCTACAGCGAGTTCATCCTGGCCTCGGGCTCAGCAGACAAG ACTGTGGCTCTTTGGGACCTGAGGAACCTGAAACTGAAGCTGCATTCGTTTGAGTCTCACAAAGATGAGATCTTCCAG GTCCAATGGTCTCCTCATAATGAAACCATCCTGGCCTCCAGTGGCACAGACAGACGACTCAACGTGTGGGACCTCAGTAAAATCGGAGAGGAGCAGTCACCAGAGGATGCTGAGGATGGTCCACCTGAACTGCTGTTCATTCACGGCGGTCACACGGCTAAGATTTCAGACTTCTCGTGGAACCCCAATGAGCCCTGGGTCATCTGCTCTGTGTCTGAGGACAACATCATGCAAGTTTGGCAGATG GCTGAGAACATCTACAATGATGAGGACCCAGAGGGAGCAGCAGACACTGAGGTCCAGGCATGA
- the LOC121539212 gene encoding histone-binding protein RBBP4 isoform X3, with translation MTHALEWPSLTAQWLPDVTRPEGKDFSVHRLVLGTHTSDEQNHLVIASVQLPNDDAQFDASHYDSEKGEFGGFGSVSGKIEIEIKINHEGEVNRARHMPQNPCIIATKTPTSDVLVFDYTKHPSKPDPSGECTPDLRLRGHQKEGYGLSWNPNLSGCLLSASDDHTICMWDISAVPKEGKVVDAKTIFTGHTAVVEDVSWHLLHESLFGSVADDQKLMIWDTRSNNTSKPSHAVDAHTAEVNCLSFNPYSEFILASGSADKTVALWDLRNLKLKLHSFESHKDEIFQVQWSPHNETILASSGTDRRLNVWDLSKIGEEQSPEDAEDGPPELLFIHGGHTAKISDFSWNPNEPWVICSVSEDNIMQVWQMAENIYNDEDPEGAADTEVQA, from the exons ATGACCCACgccctggagtggcccagcctcACTGCACAGTGGCTGCCTGATGTCACCAG ACCTGAAGGGAAGGATTTCAGCGTTCACAGGCTGGTTCTTGGCACACACACCTCAGATGAACAGAATCACCTGGTCATCGCCAGCGTGCAACTGCCTAATGATGATGCTCAGTTTGATGCCTCTCACTACGACAGTGAGAAAGGTG AGTTTGGAGGCTTTGGCTCAGTCAGCGGTAAGATAGAGATTGAAATCAAGATCAACCATGAgggagaggtgaacagagcccgCCACATGCCCCAGAACCCCTGCATTATCGCCACCAAAACCCCAACCAGCGATGTGCTTGTCTTTGACTACACCAAACATCCCTCCAAACCAG ATCCATCTGGAGAGTGCACACCAGATCTGCGTTTGAGGGGACACCAGAAAGAGGGCTATGGTCTCTCCTGGAACCCCAACCTGAGTGGCTGCCTCCTCAGCGCTTCTGATGACCAT ACTATCTGTATGTGGGACATCAGTGCCGTTCCTAAGGAGGGGAAGGTTGTAGACGCTAAGACCATCTTCACTGGACACACAGCCGTAGTGGAGGACGTCTCCTGGCATCTACTGCATGAGTCGCTCTTTGGATCTGTAGCTGATGACCAGAAACTCATGAT TTGGGACACGCGATCCAACAACACGTCCAAGCCTAGCCATGCTGTGGACGCCCACACTGCCGAGGTCAACTGTCTGTCCTTCAACCCCTACAGCGAGTTCATCCTGGCCTCGGGCTCAGCAGACAAG ACTGTGGCTCTTTGGGACCTGAGGAACCTGAAACTGAAGCTGCATTCGTTTGAGTCTCACAAAGATGAGATCTTCCAG GTCCAATGGTCTCCTCATAATGAAACCATCCTGGCCTCCAGTGGCACAGACAGACGACTCAACGTGTGGGACCTCAGTAAAATCGGAGAGGAGCAGTCACCAGAGGATGCTGAGGATGGTCCACCTGAACTGCTGTTCATTCACGGCGGTCACACGGCTAAGATTTCAGACTTCTCGTGGAACCCCAATGAGCCCTGGGTCATCTGCTCTGTGTCTGAGGACAACATCATGCAAGTTTGGCAGATG GCTGAGAACATCTACAATGATGAGGACCCAGAGGGAGCAGCAGACACTGAGGTCCAGGCATGA
- the LOC121539213 gene encoding syncoilin isoform X1 — protein MAQVVEVLERGQSLGAVVPPWTFPPFLLLLLQLFRQVMETPMAVEDLQRGREVESREDLHFEEDYMEEAHSVESSLMAALTHHERSMYSAGFAVQAHITEVVRPVERCVEHTFVQVQGNMDSVGLLFEECIKEVGRLESQRDELVRELLQLEQPMLHATVALRGQLLEAHRVLTSVQLEFINLQIEVGQVKSKLFVTARDCIQSQLALAAQQYEVAQSAVTQEELQAHVQSLTEEVAQLQETQHNQLNTLKDRARQPSRPRAMSDVTHCRRASLDLQRRLSGSMRNLEGWYEPRLLALLRRRQAGEETLRRSRDVGQDLKARLGPLKEQTQRQELQRACLEERIALMERERVERVAQYKETVDSLEETMRKLKLELCIQKKANRQLEELKKGLLRELNYDRGCIEVNETA, from the exons ATGGCTCAGGTGGTCGAGGTCCTTGAGAGAGGGCAATCGTTGGGAGCAGTCGTTCCCCCCTGGACTTTCCCACCCTTTCTTCTCCTTCTACTTCAACTTTTCAGACAGGTGATGGAGACGCCAATGGCTGTTgaggatctacagagagggagggaagttgagTCTAGAGAGGACTTGCACTTTGAAGAGGACTATATGGAGGAGGCACATTCTGTGGAGAGCAGCCTAATGGCAGCACTAACCCACCATGAGAGAAGCATGTACAGTGCCGGATTTGCGGTTCAAGCACACATCACTGAGGTGGTACGCcctgtggagaggtgtgtggaACATACCTTTGTCCAGGTGCAGGGGAACATGGACAGTGTGGGGCTGCTCTTTGAGGAGTGCATCAAGGAGGTGGGCCGTCTAGAAAGTCAAAGGGATGAATTGGTACGGGAGCTGTTGCAGCTGGAGCAGCCCATGCTGCATGCTACTGTGGCTCTGAGGGGACAGTTGTTAGAGGCACATAGAGTTCTCACTAGTGTCCAGCTGGAGTTTATTAATCTGCAGATAGAGGTGGGACAGGTGAAGAGTAAGCTGTTTGTCACAGCCAGGGACTGTATCCAGAGCCAGCTAGCGCTGGCTGCACAGCAGTATGAGGTGGCCCAGTCTGCAGTCACACAG GAGGAGCTCCAGGCCCATGTCCAGAGTCTCACCGAGGAGGTAGCCCAGCTTCAGGAGACCCAGCACAACCAGCTGAACACCCTAAAGGACCGGGCCAGACAACCATCCCGCCCTCGGGCTATGAGCGATGTCACTCACTGCCGACGAGCATCCCTGGACCTGCAGCGGCGCCTCAGTGGCAGCATGAGGAATCTAGAAGGCTGGTACGAGCCGCGCCTACTAGCCCTGCTCCGGAGGAGGCAGGCTGGGGAGGAGACCCTGAGGAGGAGCAGGGATGTGGGCCAGGACCTGAAGGCCAGACTGGGGCCCCTGAAGGAGCAGACCCAGAGGCAGGAGCTGCAGAGAGCTTGTCTAGAGGAGAGGATTGCtctgatggagagggagagggtggagagagtggCACAGTATAAG GAGACTGTGGACTCTCTTGAGGAGACCATGAGGAAGCTGAAGCTGGAGCTTTGCATTCAGAAAAAGGCAAACAGACAATTGGAAGAATTGAAGAAGGGACTTTTGAGAGAGCTGAACTATGACAG ggGCTGTATTGAAGTGAATGAAACTGCTTGA
- the LOC121539213 gene encoding syncoilin isoform X2 — translation MPFFCNFFNGGSLRQVMETPMAVEDLQRGREVESREDLHFEEDYMEEAHSVESSLMAALTHHERSMYSAGFAVQAHITEVVRPVERCVEHTFVQVQGNMDSVGLLFEECIKEVGRLESQRDELVRELLQLEQPMLHATVALRGQLLEAHRVLTSVQLEFINLQIEVGQVKSKLFVTARDCIQSQLALAAQQYEVAQSAVTQEELQAHVQSLTEEVAQLQETQHNQLNTLKDRARQPSRPRAMSDVTHCRRASLDLQRRLSGSMRNLEGWYEPRLLALLRRRQAGEETLRRSRDVGQDLKARLGPLKEQTQRQELQRACLEERIALMERERVERVAQYKETVDSLEETMRKLKLELCIQKKANRQLEELKKGLLRELNYDRGCIEVNETA, via the exons ACAGGTGATGGAGACGCCAATGGCTGTTgaggatctacagagagggagggaagttgagTCTAGAGAGGACTTGCACTTTGAAGAGGACTATATGGAGGAGGCACATTCTGTGGAGAGCAGCCTAATGGCAGCACTAACCCACCATGAGAGAAGCATGTACAGTGCCGGATTTGCGGTTCAAGCACACATCACTGAGGTGGTACGCcctgtggagaggtgtgtggaACATACCTTTGTCCAGGTGCAGGGGAACATGGACAGTGTGGGGCTGCTCTTTGAGGAGTGCATCAAGGAGGTGGGCCGTCTAGAAAGTCAAAGGGATGAATTGGTACGGGAGCTGTTGCAGCTGGAGCAGCCCATGCTGCATGCTACTGTGGCTCTGAGGGGACAGTTGTTAGAGGCACATAGAGTTCTCACTAGTGTCCAGCTGGAGTTTATTAATCTGCAGATAGAGGTGGGACAGGTGAAGAGTAAGCTGTTTGTCACAGCCAGGGACTGTATCCAGAGCCAGCTAGCGCTGGCTGCACAGCAGTATGAGGTGGCCCAGTCTGCAGTCACACAG GAGGAGCTCCAGGCCCATGTCCAGAGTCTCACCGAGGAGGTAGCCCAGCTTCAGGAGACCCAGCACAACCAGCTGAACACCCTAAAGGACCGGGCCAGACAACCATCCCGCCCTCGGGCTATGAGCGATGTCACTCACTGCCGACGAGCATCCCTGGACCTGCAGCGGCGCCTCAGTGGCAGCATGAGGAATCTAGAAGGCTGGTACGAGCCGCGCCTACTAGCCCTGCTCCGGAGGAGGCAGGCTGGGGAGGAGACCCTGAGGAGGAGCAGGGATGTGGGCCAGGACCTGAAGGCCAGACTGGGGCCCCTGAAGGAGCAGACCCAGAGGCAGGAGCTGCAGAGAGCTTGTCTAGAGGAGAGGATTGCtctgatggagagggagagggtggagagagtggCACAGTATAAG GAGACTGTGGACTCTCTTGAGGAGACCATGAGGAAGCTGAAGCTGGAGCTTTGCATTCAGAAAAAGGCAAACAGACAATTGGAAGAATTGAAGAAGGGACTTTTGAGAGAGCTGAACTATGACAG ggGCTGTATTGAAGTGAATGAAACTGCTTGA